The segment tggttctattttttttttaggcTTTCCTGTATATTGTAGACATtggttttcaaattttttttttttttgacaacgtTTTCAAATTAATAAACCGAAAATCGGAAATAAAGAATTGGACACATTTTATTgttaagcatatatatatatgagaataCACCAATATCCTAGCGACACATTATAGTATTATACAGATAATTAAATCACAACACAACTCCATTATCCTAGATATATTAGAAGCCACCATCCAATATGTaactataattatattttacaaattaaagTCCTAACCTAAGATTTAACGAACACCCTGATGTGTCCGAAGTAGAAAGATCCTGTGTTGTTGCAGGAACATTCAGATCAAACGCACCACCGACAATCGTCTCCTCTTCTTTCTCCCAGTGACATCTCATATGGCCTCCTAAAGCCTGACCACTGGAGAACACTCTAAAACAGATATTACACTTATGATGCCCCATATACGTAACGAGCTTACCCTGATGATCCTGATGATCACTAGGAGTAGTAGTAGTAACCGTCGACATAGGATCATCGGCCACGTTGGTTATAGCGAAGCATCCTTTAACGTTCTTGTGACTAGCTCTGTGTCCTCCTAAAGCCTGATGTGATCCAAACACTTTCTTGCAACCTCCACACTCGAACCGTTCACCACAACTTGATGATGATGGTGTGGAATTAGCCAGCATTAAGAGACAAGAAGCGACTTCATGATCTTCCTCGGTCATAAGGGAGACCCAATTTGGTAAtctctggttctggtttgaAAATGAAGCCGGGGTGGGGCCACGGTGGTTAGGAGGAGGGTTGATACCACGCCATTGACGCTCAGGGTGACATCTCATGTGACCAAAGAGAGCTTTCCATGACCAAAACGTTTTGCCACATTCGGTACATGGGCGTGTGATTTTGGGGGCATTAGGATCTGGCTTTCTAGGGTATTTTGGCTTTGGTGAAGAACTAGAGGGAAATGCAACGGTTCTGGTGCGTTTCTTTGTAGGTCTCTGGTTGTAACTGGGAGATAAAGCAAGTTGGAGATTTGGATTAGGGTAGATAGGGATGATTGCGTTAGAAGTAGAGGTAAGTGGAGTATGGAAATTGGGATCAGAATCGGAATTATTGGTGGTCATTGTGATgtgagaaaaaagaagaaaaaaaaggataGAAGTTGGAGAAAAGGTTGCTtaagtagaagaagaaggagacggttacttgttaaaaaaaagaaggagaCGGTTACGTGAGGAGGAAGTTATGGAGGGACAGGGAGACAGTTATATTATCCACCATGTCTATtagtattatttgttttcttcttttctagCTCTCTCTCTACTAATAAAACAGATTTTGGTttgctaataataataatttaaagtaaTGGTTAACGAATGTTTTGTAAACCGTAATAAACAAAATCTACTGTGATGTTAACGACTAGTAatgtaaattatgttttataggAGGTTTCGTAAACTATAATACATCTGTAACTACAAACTACTTAACGATATAGGTTGAATCATAGTATCCGAGAAGGAACGGTCCTACCGAGTCTAAAGTGTCACCACGGTTCGTTGCTGAAAGTTGGACATCGTGGACGCGTATTTGGATGAGGTACCCCCTGAGTCTACACAAGTTGACAGCCATTATAGAGAGTTTACCAGATTACGCAAGGATCACAGACGATGGGATCTACGGAGCCACTGACGTGTATCTCAAGGTAAATAATAAAGTCAAAATCATTTTATGTTATGGTAACATGTGATCAGACTAATATAATGGACTATAAACGCATCCGTTATAGACAGAATAAGAATGCAAGAATCTATGCAAGTTCATCATAGATTGCAAATTTCATAAGAAGCAAGCAACCATGTGGCACAGAACGATCAGCTTCCAGTACAGAAGGTTACTCGAGTGCTCTACTCAGAACAGCTGCGACTAAAAAAGCCACTGTCGGGAGATTCAGAGGAAGGGTTGTTGGATTTTTCGTGGACAGGAGTACAAATACGAGCGGTTTCGCCAAGAGACTTGTATGCATCGTTGAGGAGAGAGAACAGAGAGTTGAAGCTGGAGATAGCTAGGATGAGAGTGAGAGTAAGAGACTTAGACAAGGAGCAGATGTCGACGAAACGGAAGATGATGGAGAAGTCTGGTAATAACGATGGAACATTCTTGACCTCATTTTCCAAAGGGATTGGGAGGAATTGGTCCTGACAAGTGACGAGTCGTAATTCGTAAATAATGGCCATTGCTATCTACACAGAGACAAGTCACATGCAGAGGATGGTATAATGGGCCGGATATAGTGTGGAGTAGGCCCATAATAGAACAAATGAGGAATCGTTATCAGGCTATAAAAGAACAAGGAAAACATGGGGGTATTTAACTGTGGTCGGGTCCAAGCCTGTCTTTATCCACCATGTctatgatttattattttcatcttTTCATCATCTCACTAATAAAACAGATTTTGGTTgttaatgaaaatatttggTAAACAGTATTATTCAAATCTAGTGTTGCTTTCTATGTTAACGACTACTAGAgtaaattgttttgtattacGTTTCGTAAGCTATAATACATCATCAACCTGTAAAGTGTAAACTATAAACAAATCAACGATATTGGTTGAATCTCACCGTCTCTATGTTTACTCTATAGTTTTGGAGTGAGAACCCAAAAGAGAAGAGCACCCACGTGGGGTCTAACTCATACACATTCATAAATGATTCATCATCTTCGTCTTTCATACACAATAATGTAATAATGCACACCAAGAAAATAATTAGGAAACTACACCTTCCTTCTTTTCTCCGcctcataaataaataaatatatacaaaaaataaaatgaaaaaaatatataaataaaagggAGCCATGAATGATTGATGAAGGGCAAGATGAACATGCATCGTGATAACATTAGGTAGTTACTAGTTAAAAGCCCACAACAACTTGGTAGTGAcacattataacaaaactactTTCTTTAGGCTTCTTCGGTCGTTAGATCTGAAACTCTCTCCTCTCCCAATGTCGTagattgtaagcaaactcttTTCTCACATCATCACATACAGCCTTGATTCCAGGCGTCTCTCTTCAGAAACAATGAACAGGAATCTCAGAGAGTCTCTTGCCGGTGGGAGGAATACTCCGGCGATCTCACAGTTCCGCAGAggcaataacaacaacaacaacatctcTCAGAACGGTTTCTCTAGAGATTCCGATGAGAATCTCGATCTCTTCTCCAAGATCCGCCGCTCCTTCCCgttgtcttcttcctctgatgAATTACCCGACGGTTCGTTTCAGATTCACTTTCCTTTTTTAGTAAATTTTCGACTACTTTTATCTCGATTCGATGTAATAGAGTTTCTAAATATAAATCTGGGGATCACATCACACTTTTGTCTGAATTCGTAGACGAAAAAACGATGTTCACTCTTATTCAAAGTTAATGGCTTTGTGTGTGTGGTTTCTCTACGCTAAAGCTGTCTTCATCTTCTAGATTCCATCTCATTGCTTTCTCGATCAAAGTTAAAAAGGCTTTTGGGACCAGTGAAGAGTTTGCTTGATCTTCTTGTCTTTCTTAATTGACACTAATTCTCTGtgtttttctttcaaaactcCAGTTTCTACAAAACTTGGGAGGCTCTCTGTCGGATCCAAACCAGCTCCCAGAGGCAAAGGTGATGATCTATTGTCCTCTGCTGAAGGAGGCAAAAATGATTACGACTGGTTAGTTTCTTCTTATTAATCGAACAGTGTATCATCATTAACTACTTGTTAGTTGTTGTagtgttattttttgtttggccaatatgtttattttttactaCACTGACTGCAACTTGGGAGTGttgattgtttgtttgtttctcttgtttttttttttttttttttgcctctgGGGAATATTGAAGTTATGTAACATTTATGTTATCTTATATAGGCTTCTTACTCCTCCTGGAACACCTCTTGGGAACGACTCTCATTCATCTTTGGCTGCTCCAAAGATCACACCTTCTGCTAGAGCCAGTTCTGCTTCCAAGGGATCAAGGGTATGCATATACTGAAACTTAGAAAGTTGCTTTCTTATCTTACATGAGTTTACACAAGGTCTTATAATAGAAATAGCCTTACTTTACTTAATTTATGAAATACTATTTTGTTCTCCTTTCACAGCTTTCGGTTTCACAGTCTGAGACCAGTTACCACTCCACACGTCCAGCTAGAAGCAGCTCCCTGACGCGCCCATCCATTTCCACCTCCCAATACACCTCAAACCGTTCACCATCCTCCATCCTCAACACTAGCTCAGCTTCAGTCTCCTCCTACATCAGACCTTCATCCCCTAGCTCCCGCTCCTCATCTTCCGCTAGACCTTCCACTCCCACCCGCACTTCTTCCGCCTCACGCGCCTCTACTCCCTCGAGAATCCGTCCAGGCTCATCTACTTCGTCAATGGACAAGCCTAGACCGTCACTAAGCTCGAGACCATCGACTCCAACTTCAAGACCGCAGCTCACAGCTAACTCCCCAAACATAGTCGCTTCTTCCTCTAGACCAAACTCTCGTCCTTCAACCCCTACGCGCCGAACCCCATCCATCTCCTCTGCATCCGCCACTATTTCAAGCGGACGCAACGGTCGTGTCACGCCTTCATCGTCTAGGCCAAGCTCTCCTGGACCTAGAGTCCGAACCACCACAACGCCGCAACAGCCGATCGTGCTGGCTGACTTCCCTCTAGACACACCGCCTAATCTCAGAACAAGTCTCCCGGGGAGACCATTATCAGCTGGCAGGTCTAGACCAGCAGCTAGTAGTAGCAGCATCACAACATCAAAGGCGAGTCCAGAACCAAAAGGTCCTCTGACGAGAAGGCACTCATCTCCTGTCGTGACTAGAGGAAGACTCGCAGCACCAGAGCCACCACGAAGGATTTCAAACGTTGCGGATGTAGTGACTTCACGGAGAACCCtgaagacttcttcttcttcaaccgTCGTCACTGACAGTAACAACAACGGTCTCGGGAGGTCCTTCTCAAAAAATTCACTTGATATGGCCATTAGGCACATGGTAACGTTACGTTTTACATCTCTTCAACTCTTCTCACTAAGAGAAAGTGACTTAAAATCTCCACATTTGTGTGTAGGACATAAGAAACGGAAAGTCAAACGGTTGTGCACTATCAACGACAACGTTATTCCCTCAGAGCATCAGACAAGCCTCGTCCAAGATACAGCCAATCCGTTCGGTACATAACCATTCTGATTCTATAAGCAGTAGCAGCGCGGAGAACGGGAACGAAGCAAACGAGGGAAGAAGACTGATGGGGAAGCTTAGCGACATGGACATGTATGAGAGCTCGAGGTATGACGCCTTGTTGCTGAAAGAAGACGTCAAGAACACAAACTGGTTACATAGCATTGATGATAGGTCATCGGATCACGGACTCATGTTCGATAATGGAGGATTCGAGCTGCTTCCTGAGCCTTTTGGCCCACTATAACATACACACCGAAAAgtaaacaaacttttttttctttttttttcgaaaaccacttttcttcttttttttttcatttatttatcacACACGGTCTTGTTTGCTTTTGTTAATGGTGTGGAGAAAGAGACGGATTATCAGATATAAGGGTTCTTGGTTCTTTTGGTTTATTGATTCTTGAGTAAGGTTTGTAACTTTGTAGGAGATGGTaacgttattataaatatttcgaGGAGATGGTAACGTAACGTGGGACCTTCAAGCTCTCTCCTTGTTCTTGGCACTTATACTATAATATTAGCAATGAGAATGTGAAAGCCTAGAGAAAGAAGGTTCATGCAGGTAACGTGATGAATCTGAGATACAGCTGAAGTTGATAATGATAGACAGCAAAGCACAACCAACGTCGCCAGTAATTTTTATTCCATAAATTGACTTTCCCTTTCATTAATGACATatagttttgatatttaaaGGAAGAGATTTAAATTTCGTTGTTTTCAATGTTACCTCCGTATCATACCCTCATTTATGTCACATACCAAACTCCTTCCCTTCAGGGGGtccatttttcttttatgaaagaTGGTAGTACCACCttaccaaaaatttaaattttataaatggtCAAATGATAATATGATACTATTAGCTCAATTTGCAACCTTGTTTAAGAATATTCCCCCACTTTTTGTTGTTTTCCTTTAGACCTATTTTGATCTTGAAATACTACccttctaattttttaaaaaaaaaagaaaaacacatttgATTTTATGCATTAATATAAGTTGAGTCTTATCTCACAGAACTTTTCATTGAGAAGCTATATAACTAGAGTGATATAAGTTGGGGCAGTTTCTCACATTACGTATTAGAATATTCAAATAAATCGTCATTAGAATCAATTGACCCGTTCAAATAAAACGAAACTTCATAATCagatttttaaaaggaaagaaaatgaACGTTGGGGAACTCCAGAGTAGATCGTAAGCAAGCAAGCAAGGCCCCCCCTTAATAAAAGCTAAAATtcgtttaggatttagaaaaaataaataaataaaagagaaattaaTGAACAAAAAGACAGATAACTAagctattaaataaaaaatctaagaGAGTCAAAGGCACATCATCACAAGCCAAAGGGAGCAGAGCAAGTCtcagataagagagagagagagagagagattggaaTCTGAAACTGACCATCGAGATTTACGTTTCTCCGTTTTCGTCACGCCGAAgcttctcttcatctctcttaTGACTGTTTGTTCATTCATCACTTGGGTGGTGGTCACTTGAATCTGTGTTAATATTCCAGATTCTCTACTCTTTTCCTCCTTTAGCTCAAAGCTTCTTCTTCACGAAATGCCGTTGTTGAAAAAGTGATTCTCTCCCACTCAACACTGTCCTCTTTTCCCTTCGGCATTTATTCCACTCtcactcctcttcttcttcttccatcagCTTCTCCTCTGAACCCTCCTCTCAAAGGTCTCTCCCACTTTTGATTTTAGCTTAGCTTCTTAATACTAAAAGTTTTCTTCTTAGTTTTCAATTTCGTTCTCTGTTTTGTTTAGCTGGATTAAAACCCTAGTTTCCCTAAAATGTTCAGCTATAGATTGCAGATCTGAGTTATAGGCTCACATTTTTCTCACTGTTAGTTTCTAAATTTGGCAACTTATTAATTAATTGGggttttttttattgattagcACTCGTAAATTTAGCAACTTTACATTGTGTTGTTGATCTTTAATCCTCCTGATACCTTTCAAGTGTTTGGTTTGCAATTCTTTAATTTTACAAGTTAAACTGTTATGTGTCTCAAAAAACATAACTTGACAGTGTTTTGTCTTCTCTCTTACAGCTGCAGTTGAATGAATGAATGAGCAAACTTTGATGTGAGTGAGTGAGTCGTCCTAAAAAAgattttgatgatgatgataaggaTTGTTGCGGCCTTCGTTTTCCTTCTCCTCTCCCCATCTGTTTCACCCTCAGACATAGACTCAGACAAGCAAGCCCTTCTCGAGTTCGCCTCCCTCGTCCCTCACGTCCGCAGACTCAACTGGAACACAACAACCCCAATCTGCACATCCTGGACCGGCATCACCTGCTCCAAGAACAACGACCGCGTCACCGCCCTCCGTCTCCCCGGCTCCGGACTCTACGGTCCTCTGCCACAGAAGACGTTCGAGAAGCTCGACGCCCTCAGGATCGTCAGCCTCCGCTCCAACAACCTTCAAGGGAGCATTCCTTCCGCTATCCTCTCTCTTCCTTTCATCCGCTCGCTCTACTTTCACGGCAACAACTTCTCTGGCTCCATCCCTCCCGTGGCTCTCTCTGGCCGCCTTGTTAATCTTGATCTCTCCGCCAACGCGTTGACTGGTAACATTCCTGTGAGTCTAAGGAACTTGACTCAGCTCACTGATCTCAGCCTGCAGAACAATTCTCTCACTGGACCGATCCCTGACCTCCCTCCTAGCTTAAAGTACTTTAATGTGAGCTACAATAACCTTAACGGGTCGGTTCCTTCTTCTGCCAAGTCCTTCCCAGCGTCCTCGTTTCGAGGCAACACTCTTTTGTGTGGCGGTCCTCTAACTCCATGTCTGGAGAACACTACATCACCGTCTCCTTCCccgactcctcctcctcctcctccacctggTACAAGCAAAAGAGTTCTCTCTACTGCCGCTATCGTCGGCATTGCAGTCGGAGGTTCGGTTCTGTTGTTCATCCTCCTCGCCGTCATAACTCTCTGCTGCGCCAAGAAGAAAGAAAACGGGCAAGACAACAGCAGCAGCAGGAGCACGGCGGCTGCAGCGCCGAAAGCTAAACCCGGGAGGAGTAGTGACAACAAGGCAGAGGAGTTTGGGAGCGGTGTGCAGGAGGCGGAGAAGAACAAGCTGGTGTTCTTCGAAGGAAGCTCGTACAACTTCGACCTCGAGGACTTGCTCAGAGCCTCGGCTGAGGTTCTAGGAAAAGGAAGCTACGGCACGACGTATAAGGCCATCTTAGAGGAAGGTACCACTGTGGTGGTGAAACGGCTTAAAGAAGTAGCGGCTGGTAAAAGAGAGTTCGAGCAGCAGATGGAAGCCGTGGGAAAGATCGGTCCACACGCGAATGTAGCTCCTCTCCGTGCTTATTACTTCTCTAAAGACGAGAAACTTCTCGTGTATGATTACTACCAAGGAGGCAACTTCTCCATGCTTCTTCACGGTAACGATAATGTTTCATatataatctttctttttttaattgtacGAAGTTATTCTGGTCCCACAAAAGTTGTTCAGAATAGTCACGTTGACACGTGTTGGTCCTCTGTACTCTGTCCCTGGTCGAAATGTTAATTTCCCAGTGGCCGGGACTCGCATATTGTTATCTGTGATTACAAAATGTGGGCTCTAAGATGAATGCTATGCAGGAAACAACGAAGGAGGAAGAGCAGCGTTGGACTGGGAAGCGAGGCTAAAGATCTGTTTAGGAGCTGCGAAAGGAATAGCTCACATACATTCTTCATCTGGTGCTAAACTCCTCCACGGGAACATCAAATCACCAAACGTCCTCTTAACGCAAGACCTCAACGCCTGCGTCTCGGATTACGGCATAGCTCCACTGATGAGTCACCACACCTTGCTCCCATCGAGGAGCCTAGGGTACAGAGCACCCGAGGCCATAGAGACACGGAAACACACTCAAAAATCCGACGTGTACAGCTTTGGCGTGCTGCTGCTAGAAATGCTGACGGGGAAAGCGGCAGGGAAGACGGCCGCGGGGCACGAGGAAGTGGTTGATCTGCCGAAGTGGGTGCAGTCTGTGGTGAGAGAGGAGTGGACTGGGGAAGTGTTCGACGTGGAGCTGATCAAGCAGCAGCAGCACAGCGTTGAGGAAGAGATGGTGCAGATGTTGCAAGTGGCAATGGCTTGTGTGTCGAAGCATCCGGATTCTAGGCCTTCTATGGAGGAAGTTGTTAACATGATGGAGGAGGTTAGGCCTTCTGCAGGTTCGGGTGCTGGTTCTGGTAACAGAGCCTCTTCCCCTGAGATGATCAGAAGCTCTGATAGCCCGGTTTAGATTGGTTCTTTTCtcaaatcattatttatttttgctttttcttttttttttactttattggGGAATAAACCTTTTCGTAGTTGACTAATTCAGCATGTGATTTCTTCTAGTCATTATCTGAAAAAATAGTGTAATTGAAACTCTCTatataatgtttcttttttagttATTGTGTGTGGGGTtaatatattttccatttttcttttggcatcatcatcatcttaaaaagaaacttttttaATTGAATTAACTATTTAGTAATTACCAAAGTTACTCTacaataaaaaagtaaaaacaatctGTATACAGTGTGTATCTATTAAGGCTATTATCTACTAGCtgacacacaaaaaaaagagaggttaAAGTGTATCTAAGCTAtacggctctctctctctcttttctctctttagtTCGATCTATTCAAAGACAAGAACATTAGGAttagaacacgttatcagcacgagactctaaacTCTAACTAAAATTCGGCGAtcacaaaaaccctaatttcggccGCAACTTCAAACCGCCATATCTCCCTAATCGtgaggatccagacgacgagccaccCACCAAactgaagctcttgacgagacgaatctaGCGCCGCAGACCACGCAGTGATCGGACtccagacgcgccgtcaccttccagtgcaagccgcgccgtcaacaAACTCGGAGATCATCCCAAAACCCTAGCCGCCACTTCCTCTCTCTAGATCTTCTTACATccgattttttttaatcttgatACTAATTCAACTTTGAATATTTCTTTGTTGAATAATTAAGGTTTTTAAGAGAGGAACCAAAgagaaaagatcggcaaagattaaggtaagatctcaagaaccctaatctttatttgtggttcaagcaattcggatttcaaacttctcttcatcttaaatccgatttaaaaggttttgcgatttgatttggttgattttagttcttgttttattttaaaatcaaaactctaaacccttaatagttttacatgacttttgttttgtatggacatatagcgtgtcatccttaaaggggtatcacttgttgtccatacaaaacgaaagtcatgtaatcacatgctttatattttagggtttagagtttcttaaaatcggacttaaactttaaggattagggtttaaaattcaaatctgattttaggattaggttaaacattgaccttaaattttgtttggacatatagcgtgtcatccttaaaggggtatcacttgttgtccatacaaaactaaagtcatgtaaaactattaagggtttagggttttgattttaaaataaaacaagaactaaaatcaaccaaatcaaatcgcaaaacctttaaatcggatttaagatgaagagaagtttgaaatccgaattgcttgaaccacaagtaaagattagggttcttgagatcttaccttaatctttgccgatcttttATCCTTGGTTCCTCTCTTAGAAACCTTAATTATTCAACAAAGAAATATTCAAAGTTGAATTAGTATCAAGATTAAAGAAAATCAGATGTAAGAAGATCTAGAGAGAGGAAGTGGCGGCTAGGGTTTTGGGATGATCTCCGAGTTTGTTGACGGCGCAGCTTGCACTGGAaggtgacggcgcgtctggaGTCCGATCA is part of the Raphanus sativus cultivar WK10039 chromosome 5, ASM80110v3, whole genome shotgun sequence genome and harbors:
- the LOC108860967 gene encoding zinc finger protein ZAT3-like; protein product: MTTNNSDSDPNFHTPLTSTSNAIIPIYPNPNLQLALSPSYNQRPTKKRTRTVAFPSSSSPKPKYPRKPDPNAPKITRPCTECGKTFWSWKALFGHMRCHPERQWRGINPPPNHRGPTPASFSNQNQRLPNWVSLMTEEDHEVASCLLMLANSTPSSSSCGERFECGGCKKVFGSHQALGGHRASHKNVKGCFAITNVADDPMSTVTTTTPSDHQDHQGKLVTYMGHHKCNICFRVFSSGQALGGHMRCHWEKEEETIVGGAFDLNVPATTQDLSTSDTSGCSLNLRLGL
- the LOC108805240 gene encoding uncharacterized protein LOC108805240, with product MNRNLRESLAGGRNTPAISQFRRGNNNNNNISQNGFSRDSDENLDLFSKIRRSFPLSSSSDELPDVSTKLGRLSVGSKPAPRGKGDDLLSSAEGGKNDYDWLLTPPGTPLGNDSHSSLAAPKITPSARASSASKGSRLSVSQSETSYHSTRPARSSSLTRPSISTSQYTSNRSPSSILNTSSASVSSYIRPSSPSSRSSSSARPSTPTRTSSASRASTPSRIRPGSSTSSMDKPRPSLSSRPSTPTSRPQLTANSPNIVASSSRPNSRPSTPTRRTPSISSASATISSGRNGRVTPSSSRPSSPGPRVRTTTTPQQPIVLADFPLDTPPNLRTSLPGRPLSAGRSRPAASSSSITTSKASPEPKGPLTRRHSSPVVTRGRLAAPEPPRRISNVADVVTSRRTLKTSSSSTVVTDSNNNGLGRSFSKNSLDMAIRHMDIRNGKSNGCALSTTTLFPQSIRQASSKIQPIRSVHNHSDSISSSSAENGNEANEGRRLMGKLSDMDMYESSRYDALLLKEDVKNTNWLHSIDDRSSDHGLMFDNGGFELLPEPFGPL
- the LOC108863182 gene encoding probable inactive receptor kinase At3g08680 is translated as MMMIRIVAAFVFLLLSPSVSPSDIDSDKQALLEFASLVPHVRRLNWNTTTPICTSWTGITCSKNNDRVTALRLPGSGLYGPLPQKTFEKLDALRIVSLRSNNLQGSIPSAILSLPFIRSLYFHGNNFSGSIPPVALSGRLVNLDLSANALTGNIPVSLRNLTQLTDLSLQNNSLTGPIPDLPPSLKYFNVSYNNLNGSVPSSAKSFPASSFRGNTLLCGGPLTPCLENTTSPSPSPTPPPPPPPGTSKRVLSTAAIVGIAVGGSVLLFILLAVITLCCAKKKENGQDNSSSRSTAAAAPKAKPGRSSDNKAEEFGSGVQEAEKNKLVFFEGSSYNFDLEDLLRASAEVLGKGSYGTTYKAILEEGTTVVVKRLKEVAAGKREFEQQMEAVGKIGPHANVAPLRAYYFSKDEKLLVYDYYQGGNFSMLLHGNNEGGRAALDWEARLKICLGAAKGIAHIHSSSGAKLLHGNIKSPNVLLTQDLNACVSDYGIAPLMSHHTLLPSRSLGYRAPEAIETRKHTQKSDVYSFGVLLLEMLTGKAAGKTAAGHEEVVDLPKWVQSVVREEWTGEVFDVELIKQQQHSVEEEMVQMLQVAMACVSKHPDSRPSMEEVVNMMEEVRPSAGSGAGSGNRASSPEMIRSSDSPV